In Vitis vinifera cultivar Pinot Noir 40024 chromosome 4, ASM3070453v1, the genomic window CGTTGCCTCCATAACATAAgtcaattattatattattataaatatgatataaataataaaacggTAGATAAATATCTTTAACTTGTAAATtggattaaaattttagaaGGTACCTATGACGTCACAATACGTGTGCGATGATGTGGCATGTGACGTCATGCTGGTACACACGAAAAAAAGGTTGTTCACTGTCACACATGATCTTTTTTCTCACCTTTTATTACTCCATTTAcgtgttattatttatttatttagtgtgGTTTCTCACTCTAGGGTctagagagagagggagagatgcACAATGACCTAAAATGATTCGAGGATACACAAATATGAAATACACAGCAGAAGGGGTGGGGACCACCACATGATAATTCACACGTCAGCAAGGGGTTGGGGGTTTAATCCAACCAGCGGCTGCCGTCCCTAACTGGCTTAGCTGTCTCTCACTGTTGCTTGGCCCCAATCTAAAAAAACTACACATGTCTTCTCCATatcttcatttcattttttaatttattttcttttttcttttttccacttTTCCTTCTTCCTGGCAGCTTCCTTTCTATATAAATCAATTGCAGACACCCAAATCAAGTTTTGCTCTCCTCCTCTGGGATTGtaggattggtatttgttgaaTCCGTTAGGATTTTTTTTGGTGACTTTGTTGAAAAATGCCTGCTTGGTGGGGGAGAAAGTCGAGCAAGTGCAAAGAAGAAGTGCAGCAGCAGAACCCAGAGAGCACTCTCTATAATATATCGAAAATCTCGATCAGAAACGACAAGAAGAATGGCAAGGACAAGCCCAAGAGCTTCGATGAGGGGCTGTTTTCGCGAAATTCGCCCAGGAGCAGCAAGGACTATGGGGCGTTGACGGTCAGCGGTGGTGGTGGGTCGTCGGGGTTTTCCGGGTTCGATTCGGATTGTGGAGACAAGATCAGGGGACACCCACTGCCTCTGCCGTCGGCGGGAATTGAACATGGGGTGGGATCTGGGTCGGGGTCGGTTTCGAGTGTTAGCTCTTCTGGGTCGTCCGATGATCATCCCAGCCCTCATGATCACGCTCCCTTTGGCGTATATAGGTGGGTTTCTGGGGTTttggtttgaattttttaaaattaggtcTTGGGTTGTTGTTTTGTTGTTGATTTTATCTTGGGCTTTGGATGATCGATTGATTGATTCTTATCGATTGATAGACTCTTATTGATTGATAGATCGATCAACTATGATGTGGATGATCATCAATTCATTAAATTGCTATCAATATATAGCAACTTGTCATTTAACTGTTCACCCAAAAAAAGGGACTCACCATCTCTCCAATTTGGTCTGTTTTCCATATCTGGATCTTTCTCTATAAATCGGTGATCAAAAGTATATGGAGTTCTAAGAAATTTCGTATGTTGATTGATAAACTTGTTAGAAAATTTAGTGTTTTAGTTAATTACTCATCGTTAGGAATCCATGGTTTTGCATCATTAGCAATAATGTTAGTTATCAGTTCTATCGGTTCCATATTGCTTTCTTCTGGTTTTACAAAGTTTAGTGGCCAATTAGGCTATTATAAACTTTGTAAGTAGGAAAACTTTGAAGATGGAGAAAACAAGAGCACTGGACTTTAGTTCCTGCTTCTTTTGTGCTACTTCTAACGGAAACCCGTGTTGATCCCAGAGGACAGGGGGAAACCAAGTCCAACACAAGATCAAGAAGTCCAGGTCCAGGGTCACGATCTGCTACATCACCGCTTCATCCTCGGTTTAGTACCTCGAATATAGATTCTCTGACGGGAAAGCAGGAAGAAGGGAGGAGCTGTCATCGGTTGCCCCTTCCGCCGGGTTCTCCTACCAGCCCTTCTACCTTGTCCAGCACTAGGACTTGCGTAGTGACTGAAAGCACAACTTGTAATATGTCAAAGTGGAAGAAAGGGAGGCTTCTAGGAAGGGGGACTTTTGGGCATGTTTACGTTGGATTTAACAGGTGATGATGATTCTTCCTATTTATTGCTTGGtaatagaaaaatgaagaaattgaaaattaatttactgTTCTTGAAATCTTGGGAGAGTTTAATTATCGAGTTATAATGTTATATGAAtgaactattttgaaaaacccTCAAAGTTAACACTAATGATCATTCTAGTTATGCTTAACAACACGTCTAGTGTAATCATTTAAGAATAATATCAGGTTCTATTCATGGCTATTTCAAAAACCCATGTTAAATGGTAAGGAGACTATATATTTGTTGCTTTAttcagtttattttatttttctaaatgttGTGTATGCAATTTTAACAGTGAAAACGGGCAAATGTGTGCGATAAAAGAAGTCAAGGTTGTTTCAGATGATCATACATCAAAAGAATGCCTTAAGCAACTGAACCAGGtagttctttcatttttttttagaattaatcaTGGATAATGCTTACATCTcatcatatttaatttctagTTGTTCGTTATACAATTCGATGGGAATTTTGTGTACAAGTTTCAATTTCATATAATCATTTGCAAGTGGTGGATCTGTGACACATTTTCCTTTTGTCAACAGGAGATAAATTTACTCAGTCAACTTTCACATCCAAATATCGTTCAATACTATGGTAGTGAAATGGTATGAGCTACTCTCCTAATGTTTAAAAAAGTTAGGGTTCATGCATCTACTCACCCATGCATGAGTGCACACACATGAATGCTATCCTTTTCCCGACATGCAATCTCTTTCCAATCTGTtcattccaagtgagtggacgGTGTATTTGACCCTGTTCTTGTAACATTCTGGATTGTCATGTTGTCAGGGTGAAGAAACACTATCAGTTTATTTGGAGTATGTCTCTGGTGGCTCTATCCACAAGTTACTTCAAGAATATGGTCCCTTTAAGGAACCTGTCATTCAAAATTATGCTAGGCAGATTATTTCTGGGCTTGCCTACTTACACGGGAGAAGTACTGTGCACAGGTACTGGGTTGTGGTTATGATTACTTGTATGAGATTGCTGATTCCTCTTATTTCTGGCAACTcagataaatatattttttcatggcAGGGATATCAAAGGGGCAAACATATTAGTGGGACCTAATGGGGAGATCAAGTTGGCTGATTTTGGCATGGCAAAACATGTATATCTCATCTTAGCCTGTAGACAAAATTCTTATTAGTAGAACACTGAGAAAAATAGATGTGAAAATTCATTTGATTACAAGATCATACAAATCTCTTATTCCATGCTGCTCAATTTGGTTGACAAGAAGACAGAGGACAAGGAAAGAAAATCTTGAATGTTGTTCGACCTCCAATTTCAAATAGTTGTAAGATTCCAACTTAtcctttcttttcctctgtTATCTTCATGACCAAATGGAGCATAAGCATGGAAGAGCTAACACATTGGCAAGTGAAGGAaagtattttgttttgttttgcttttcaGTTAATTATTGAAGCCTGATTTCAATTTTTACTGAACCAGAtaaattcttcttcttcaatgctCTCTTTCAAGGGAAGTCCCTATTGGATGGCGCCTGAGGTATTTACATACAACACCCCACACCCCACACCCCAAcaccccttctctctctctctctcacacacacacacatacacacaaaaCAAGTAAACACACAGATAAACATGCACACTAGCTTCAGttatgttctttttatttccttgcTTCAATGTTTTTTCTCCGTGAACACCAAGTTTCCTTGTGTTTGTGTCCAATCTCAGGTTGTAATGAATACAAATGGCTACAGCCTTGCGGTGGATATTTGGAGCTTAGGATGTACAATTCTTGAAATGGCAACATCAAAACCACCTTGGAGTCAATATGAAGGGGTGAGATTGTGGATATTTGGGCCATATTTTATAGTAGTTATTTTTGTTAAGGTCAGGTGTGAAATGTTCGTAGACCAAACCATTTTATCATGTTGAATGTGACAGGTGGctgcaatttttaaaattggaaacaGCAGGGATGTCCCTGAAATTCCCGATCACCTTTCTAATGATGCAAAAAGTTTTGTAAGGCTATGCTTGCAACGGGATCCATCGGCACGGCCAACAGCCTTACAACTACTAGATCACTCTTTTGTTCGAGACCAAGCCACAACAAGAATTGCTAATATTGCTATAACAAAGGATGCCTTTCCTTCCACCTTTGATGGAAGCCGCACACCGGTATGACCTTAAACATTCTCATGTTTTCTGGTCAAGTATTAGATTGCTTTTATATAATTTCTTATCAGGAAAAAGAAGAGATTGCTTTTATATAATGTCTAACATATTAGACCCAAATTTTTGTAATGCCTATTCTGAAATAATTCCGTATTTTGTTGTAATGCTAGTGTGAGATATATTTGGGAGAGTTTTCTGGTTTGAAGCcacaaaaaatgtaaaaggaaATCTATATTATTATCATAGTTTTATGTTAGGGAATTCCTTCAATGGAGATTGTGCACATGAAACATGATATGTGACTGACTAAGCTTATCTCGGATCCTAAGTTGAACTGAATTGGGTATTACATGATCTCATTAAGTCTTCGAATGAGTGAGGAATGAGAAAACCTTTCAGTAAGTGCAATAATGCAATCCAATGAAAAGAGGAACCTTTCCTGTCCCTGGCTATTTTGAGTTAAGAAGATGTGAAAGCTTGTTTCTTCTGTAAGAAGTTTGGGCTCGAAGTACGAGAGAAGGGATTCATAATTGGTTTTGAATAACCCTTCTTTACaatgatcaaatttttttttttcatatttaaaaagtaataagaatGAGAGGTGTTAATCTTTTTATCATGCTAGCTGAAGATTTATTTAATGGTTGggatttgataattttatcataatatGCGTGTGATTAGGGTGTAATTGTTTTGAGTGATCAGAGCAGAGGAGCACGTCATTTGTCAGACAATGTATTGCATAATATAATTGGTGTTCAAAATGAAATTCACTAGTTTATGTATATGAATAACTGCAGTATTTAACTATGACATGTTGGCCCATGCATATTTCCTTTCAAATCCTTATAACATGTTACTCAAGTATGATGACTGTAACTGCAACATGTTTCTgtccttctctttcttttctttgtctATTTTGGGTGTTCTTTGTATCTTTCCCATCCTGTCTGTACCTTTTGATATTCGAACTTACCCATGAAGGATTATTTTGTCAATAAAATAGCCAGTAGATTTATGTCTTCATTTTAGTTTCATTACATGTATTCTTGCACATGCTTCACCAAAACCTTATATTGCTCTCCACATCAGATTTGGGAGGATTAAAtgtcaataaaaataaaggtaaaGAAGTGACATCACCTGACTGCATTATTGTATCAAATAATCGGATATCCTCATTAGCATCTTGTCATTCTAGAAATGTAAAATTAAGTACTCCTTGAAATGTATTTATCCGTAAGTAAAGCTGAAGTTCTGATTTCTTTGTTACTTTCTGAGCAGACTGCATTAGAGCTTCATTCCAACAGAACGAGTCTTACTTTATTTGATGGAGATTATGTGACAAAACCAGTGGGCACGGTTTCGAGAGCTGCAAAGAACTCAAGGTAATAAACCACTGCTCTTTTCCTTTCCACCCTGTTCACGCTTAGAATCTGTTCACACCTTCAAACTAACTCTGCCATCTTATTTCTGTATGCAGGGACAGTGTGAGAACGATCACATCTTTGCCTGTATCTCCATGTTCAAGCCCACTACGGAACTATGGACCAGCACACAAGAGCTGCTTTCTTTCTCCTCCTCATCCATCTTATCCTATAGTGGGACAAAGCAGTTACAACTCAAACGATTACTCACTATATCCAACAAGAGCAATCACAAAATATACACATGACCCTTGGTCTGACAACCCCCCATTCAGATCCCTAACACCTAATGGATCCCCAAGAACGAGACCCATTTGAATTGAGTAAAAACCAAGAAGGCAAAATCCTTCCAGATGGGCGAAAATGCCTGGTTTGCTGGGTCACACAACATTTTGGGTTAGCAGAAATTGGTAATGGCATCTTGCCCCCTTGCTCATTCCAAAGCCTGCAGTTGGGTCCAAGGATGAGGATTGTAATATGGAAGAGCTTAGCTCCCATAGTGAAGGCATGATATTGATTATTTATAGGTTGGGGTTGAAGAGGGAATGTCTTATGGGTAAAGTGGAAACTTGGATATATGGGAAAGACGTGGGTATATCTTCTTGTAAGTTGTGACAGGCTTATCTCTGTAGATGAAAGATGTCATTCCTGTTGTACATTAGGATGTTTTTTTCAATGTACCGGATAGTTTGCTTGTGCCACACACTCTGTTCTTtctcttttagttttttcatgTTGGAGAAAATAATTGTTATTCATGTGCGAGGTCTTCTCGAACAGGTATTATATAGCAGGATTATCTTGAATCTAATCCAAAGTACTAATGTTGGTTCCCATATATCATAGAACAGAATGTGATGAATGCCACGAAAATGAAGAAGTCAAGCTGAATAATGAATCAAAATTGAGGTGTTGGATTATGACATCCATTGTGAAAAGTTGTGAGCAGCTTGTGAACATTCAACATTCAACATTCAACATTAAACATTAGAACACAGGATTCAGAAATGGAGCAAGCTGTTTGTTCTTTCCTTCAGGTCTAGGTTTAGCCTTCTAGATTCATAATGTATGGGTTTACATAAAGGTAGATGAATGCAATTATTGAAGGCCTATCATAAAGACAACACTCTCTTATCCTTACTACTGAGCCATCTAAAGAACATAACCAAAGTCTTCAAGCCTAACAGATGAATGCCTTTAATAGTGGTACCCAAATGCACTAGAGTCCATTGGCATTTTTTGTTCATCTCAAATAAATGATTAATGAAATAGACAGGAATAGTAAGCGGTTCAAAAGCAGGGGAAGGGGGAATGGATTGAGTCACTGAGTGATGGTGACATTTCCAcgtgaaagaagaaagaagaaggaagaaagaagaaagaagaaagaagaggaaAGAAGGGCGGATGGCTTGAAAATTCTGGCACAGCGACTTCCCTAAGGTTTCTAGACActtgatatttaattattctatttcttttttaaagaagatccaaatttgattttgacatctatatttttaaattatgtgattCTATTAACGTATTGCCACGTCATGCTGACACCGTGGCGACTGCAAAATTTGAGGAGCGGATGATTTCAGGCTATCATTCCCAATCTTCCCCTGCAATTTTCCCACCTATTTCCCCTTATAAATTTTTCCCTCCCTCCCACCCAACCATTCTTTCCAATTTTCTCTGCTCTTCGGTTTTTCCATCGTATTTTCTCTTACCATTTCTCCACCTTCCACACACCCACAACAAATAGAGGATGCCAATAGAGATGCCCAGAGGCCTACCATTCTCAGTGGACACATGGACTCCATCTTCAAAGAAAAAGAGGCACCATTTTCTCACTCATGCCCACAAAGACCACTCCTCTGGCATCTCCACCCACTCTGCATATCCAATTTACTCTACCCacctcaccaaaaccctaaTTCTTCAACAATATCCCCAGGTTTGTCTTcacttctcattttcatttttttggttaaatttgATTGGGCTTTAATTTTGGGTCGATTTTGCAGCTTGATGATTCATTGTTTGTGGGTATCGAGGTGGGACAGTCGATGGTTGTTGACGACCCGGATGGCAGATTTGGGGTCACGGCTTTTGATGCCAATCACTGCCCtggtatttgattttttttttaattagattgattattggtttttttttttttaaattgaatttcgtttatttattttattgttttgctTATATGGGTTTATGGAGGTTGGGATTTTGTGTTATTGTTGTGTTACTTTCATGTCTGATTAGTTTCTGTTCCGTTTTTATGTCTGTGATTATATGTTTCACAGTCCATTTGTATTGACATTATCATCTTCTGCCACCTGGTAGaaatcacacacacacacacacacacacacacatatatatatatatatatttatttatttatttatttgtgttaaTCTGcctatgttttgttttgttttcttatacGTGTCCAGTTATTGTTTCAATTCAAGTTGTGCTAAATTTTGGTTCAGTAGTTCTAGTTCTAGTTCTATGTTAATATGTATGTATGAACTTCAACTAGATTGGATTAAGTTACACAATCATCAATACAATATCCTTGCTCACCATTATGAAAAAGTGGAAGACATGTGTCCCACCTTTTAACAGGAGTAGATAGGTGGATTAGTTCCCTCTTGATTCcgctttttaaaatataaacaataaagaaattGGACAATAACTCCTTATTTGTCAAAATGGGAGTTAGCCTCACTGAAAGAATAGGTTTCTCTCagttaaataatataaaatattgaaatatagaAGGGGGAAGAGTATGTTCCCAAGCTAAATTTTGCAATTGGGTGGGGCTGTTTATTTTCCCTTGAGACAGGTTTGATCCTTGTGATCAATATTTTAACCACAATTGTAGACATCCAACAGgtctgtttgtttgtttgtgtttcttttcttttgaccAACTATGTCAAGGAAGCCTATGGTTTGTCAGATGGGACAATGCCTTAATTTTCAGGATGTGAGACATGGAAAGGCACCTGGGACAATTATTCTTGATGATCATTTTTAGCAGTTGACTACCCAATATCAGAATTAAGACCATTATTGGGTCAGGAGATTACATGGTATGGAGATGACAAGCATGATatgaaaattcatatatttgagATTTATGGTGGATAGCAAGGATATACTTACCTACTCTATACATTTTGTCGAGTTGCTTATTGAGGATCTCTTGATGGATGATGTGCTGATCCTCAATTCTTAGAAATGCATGCGTCTTTTGTGCTGttataacttaaattttttttaattgcatgaAATACTGGCAAGCTTCTTCATTGATTTCTAGATGAAGCTCAATTACTCAAATGTTTATCATTAGTTGAGGTGTGTTCTTGGAGGATGTTGACCCACAAGCTTGAATCCTTGAATTATAAAGAACTTTTTTTTCACTTGCAATACATTGCAGAGGAGGAGACTTTTTAGCCAGTgaccctttttttattttattttatgaatttggcTGTAGTTGAATATAGAAAAATTGAACTCTGTATTTAATGAACTTTATGAAGGAAAACGATGACATTGTACTTTAAGAGCTGGGTATGATTCTAATTCAAAGACATGGGGTGTTTGTCGATTTTTTTTAGGAGTGTTGATGTGTGAGAGTTCAAAGTTTgccaatttctttttccttaaaaaagTATCAAACATCTACAAGTTGGGTTCCCAAGTGTAAAAACCATGATTGCAATATAGTTGGAAAGAGATCCAAGTGTTGTTTTTTACATGGGTATGGTGAGTTGTTTTTTACCCTATATTCCTTTGATTCTCTCTTAATTTGAGATTGTCTTGTGTGTGTGAGTTTCTCATTTGTGCCCACTACCACTCTCTTCAAACCATTCTTGCCCTCACTCAATTACATTCTCTCTTCAAACTTCCATATCTCATTGTCTTACATTATTGAATTCCTTTGACTATGAAATTGATGTAAGCATTTTGTTGACTCACCAAGGGGGTGGTAATATATTGAGATGGTGACACCAAAGCTTTAGTGTTGGGAAAGTGAGAGATGACGTAGGGTTGGAGAAAATGGCATTTGTCTTGTATGGGAAGTGTACTTGTGAGACAATCTTAAATTCAAATACCATCTTAAGAATCTGGTAAACCAAGTTTCTGATTATGTCTTCCTTTGTTCTAGGAAATGGAGCCTTTTCTATAATCTACTAAAGATAACTCCCTAAATAATTGTCTTATGTTGGCGTGGAAACCTCTTTTGGTGTTGTGTATCCTAGAGAATGTTGGATCCCCCAACTCTCAGTCAAGTTGAAACAGGCATTGATGCATGCCAATCTTGTCCTATTAAGCCTCCATCCTAGTCACCAAATCAACTCGGACTAAGTTATTTATTGGTAGGAGGGTCAGTCCTACTAAGATGCACCAAGT contains:
- the LOC100243772 gene encoding mitogen-activated protein kinase kinase kinase 3: MPAWWGRKSSKCKEEVQQQNPESTLYNISKISIRNDKKNGKDKPKSFDEGLFSRNSPRSSKDYGALTVSGGGGSSGFSGFDSDCGDKIRGHPLPLPSAGIEHGVGSGSGSVSSVSSSGSSDDHPSPHDHAPFGVYRGQGETKSNTRSRSPGPGSRSATSPLHPRFSTSNIDSLTGKQEEGRSCHRLPLPPGSPTSPSTLSSTRTCVVTESTTCNMSKWKKGRLLGRGTFGHVYVGFNSENGQMCAIKEVKVVSDDHTSKECLKQLNQEINLLSQLSHPNIVQYYGSEMGEETLSVYLEYVSGGSIHKLLQEYGPFKEPVIQNYARQIISGLAYLHGRSTVHRDIKGANILVGPNGEIKLADFGMAKHINSSSSMLSFKGSPYWMAPEVVMNTNGYSLAVDIWSLGCTILEMATSKPPWSQYEGVAAIFKIGNSRDVPEIPDHLSNDAKSFVRLCLQRDPSARPTALQLLDHSFVRDQATTRIANIAITKDAFPSTFDGSRTPTALELHSNRTSLTLFDGDYVTKPVGTVSRAAKNSRDSVRTITSLPVSPCSSPLRNYGPAHKSCFLSPPHPSYPIVGQSSYNSNDYSLYPTRAITKYTHDPWSDNPPFRSLTPNGSPRTRPI